From the genome of Benincasa hispida cultivar B227 unplaced genomic scaffold, ASM972705v1 Contig650, whole genome shotgun sequence:
CAAAACACAGAACCCACATGGAGGAGGAGAAGGAATCTAAAGAAAAAATGCCTTTTCGTTGGAGTTCCACCGACGAATGCACCATCTTGGagaatttttatgaatttgcaGGTAaaatgttatgttttttttatgtctTCCAGTTCTAATCTCCATattaaataattgtattaaattaattcaggCAAAAATGGGAATTATTCAAAGGCGTTCTACCATTTTGTGAAGGGGAAATTGAGTGGTGAGGTATCCAATTCTCAATTGTCGACTAAAGTGTATAGGTTGAGGAAAAGATTCATGAAGAATAAAcgtaatgataataataataataatatgagaGAGAAATTTCCAGACGAGAAGGTGTTTGAGTTGTCGAGAAATATTTGGGGAGATGATCAGGAAAACCCTAAAAGTACTATTGGAGGTGGAGgcccatcatcatcatcttcaataaatattattcaatGGAAGCCTGAAGAAGTTGAGCGGTTCTATGAGAAaaggtttaaaatatttcttGAAAACATGAAGCTTGACGTTACTTCCATCCCAACTCATGTTTTGGAAGACGTTAGAAAAGAATGGGAAGATGTGAGAAGAGCTAGAAATGATTATGAGTTGAAGAATGCTGACTTACTTGAAGAAATTTCTGATATTAGATGCACTCAGAATGTGTCCTAATCTGATCACCTTAATTTCCTGtcttttattctcttttctctACCTTTTCATTTAAAGGCATCTATGGGGATATTCATTTCTTCAATATTCTTCTCTTGTGTCTAATTTTGTCACATCTCTCAAAAATATTCcatattctttttttctttttttttttgacaaattaaATTTCTTAGGAATGTCATAGTCATGAGAAAAATCATCTTTTGCTTAtgcttaaaaagaaagaagcttACTAATAAAGAGCTTgagattttctaattttatcttGATCTATCATATATCACCTAGCTATGATGAAGGCTCTAAAGGATCTCTTGGTGCATCTATTAACCTCTCTGCCTGtattttgttaaaaagaaaaaaagaaattgcaAAAGAATCATCCATAAAGAAATTTATATTAGGTGCACAAAATTATTGGATAAGATTATTGACATTTTCGTAAACCTTTTTAAGATAAGGGGATCATAGTTTGTGAATGAAAATTATTCATCTATTTCTAAAAGTACTATTTTGGTTAAAGTCACTCCTTATATGTCTAAAGATATCTTATTCAATGTATATCTTATTTCATTGAATCTAAATTTGTGCCCAAATATGAAAAATctagaaatatggatgaaaattcaaattttctacCTAGAAAATCTCatgtttgataaaaaaaaaaaaaaaaaatggttcatGATGTGAATTTAGTGAGTACATACCTGAAAAAGCTAGACCAAAGCTTCAAACATGAGAATTTGTGCCTAAACATgttattgaaaaaagaaaatgggtGCATAGTGCTAAATTTGTGCCTAATCATAGAAATtttagagacatacatgtgaaataaaaaaaattgtatttatatGTCATTTTTGGGAGTTAAATGTCATATTACACCAAATcgtttcaaattgaaaactactTCGAGAAAGAATTTCTTGAATAAAAATAAGTTGCAAAATCAATATGTTGAGAAATTATTGCCTAATGTCGTTAGTATTCATGTGGCAAAAATGATCATAAATTTAATACTCGTTATTTGCCAATAATAAATGCTTCTAATTTTTAagctaattttaaattattaagttCTTGCTTACTAAACAATGAAATACTCGAGAAATGGGTATCAAAATATTTGGTTGAGTTGTCTTCTTTTATAGGTGTGATTCAAGAACCAATTGATTGTTTGTAAATCCAacgaaaaaaaaagtatttggtaaatctttatatttttttaattattgagaTAAGTACTTTTATTGGTATCTCTtatgaatatatatttctttaatgcttttgaagtttgaaatcactacaagaatttttacCTGGACCAATATCGCTACAATATATATGTTCTAATTGTCTTTTTTAGATTATCTTCAGGCTTAATTATGCACTTTAAGAGAATTTTGTTCTTGGCTTATGTGTAAGGGTCTGAGAGTTGAGTTATATACTTTTAAGACTATTAGGGTTTAGTCTTGAAAAAAATTAAGGTAGATTTAGGATTATTGAATGACGGGTTGAGTTATATGTTTTGTTCTTAATTATAATCATTTTAATCACTTTCTAGATAGTAAAATGATTGTTTGTGGTGTTCATGATTTCATTATAAACATTGACGACATGTTCGTAGCTTGGGATCGGGGTCATTCCTCAAAAccatttaaaacattttgttCAAGTCTTTATGTGATTGTTAAAGCTCTTTTTGtgcatttttctttgttgattttaagaaatctttcataaaatttgtttttcctaTTTCAGGTTGTACGTTTAAGTTCTCAAAGATTGTTGTTTGGATTGCAAGAAGATTTCaagatgtttatttattttggtttaaCATCTCACTTATTTTGGCTTAGAGAAtgttaaaccttttttttttcttttttttggtaGAAGATTGGTAAGAAATTAGAAATgctcaaattcaattatacatattatttttattcgTAAAATTTTACAGATTGTATTAAATGttagtgttattttttttatataagcttaattttaatatatttgtcctaattgatttgtttgaagattaatttttgtttcacTACAACAAAATTATGATTCCATGACATTTAAAAATTATCACAATTAAAATTCGTgacaataattttttgttttggtatCCCAGTAAAAGTGTGAGCATTAATGAAAATTTCTGAAAAATGTCATAGTTGAACTTTCAATGACAATAAATTATTGTCAACAATGATCAATTACTGACAATAATAAACTGTCATTATTAAGTTTACTATGACATGTTATCATTGTCATCATTTGACTCTAAATTGACTTATTGTTGTAGCGTTATGGATATTCACGACAGatataaaatgtcaaaaaataATATAGTGATCATTTTTATTGTCAAGAATATTTGAACTGGCATCTTTTATTGTCAAATAATATATGAACCatgacaaatattttatatcaaCTAATGTTCTATCACGAAACATTTTTATTATcataaaatttcatatttatgaTACTTTTATATTGTTAATCAAATATATGTCTTGATAATCGGTTATTTCTTTGAACCCTGTCATAACACACATAATTTCCATCTACTAATCCTATCTTAACACAAGATCGATACAAATATAAATAGAACTTTCATATATGACAAGATAATTGATAACGTTTTAACAAAGAAACTATTGGATGTCTCCGAATGGACAAATTCAAGCAAACTAATAATCAATCTTGGAAAGAAACTAAATACAACGAGGTATTGTCATGAGTAACTACATTACAACAAGTTTTATCACTAACCAAACGTAAATCCACTTGCTTGGTAGCTTCACCACTTCAAAGAGTTCGTGCAAGATCTAGTAAAAATACATTCATTTTAGAGTTGAACTGAGTTTATCAATatcaacaaatatttaaaagatattCTCATTGTTAGCCAAAGCTTAAGAATTTAACGCACCTTAAGCATGCTTAGTATTGAAATAACGCGAGAAAAACtaacaattaaaaaagaaaaaagaaaaaggaaaaaagaacatAACTTGAGGTTCTTCAAGCCCTATGAAATAAAAAGAAGATAGTTTTCTAATGGGTACCATGTCCACGAACCTTTATCAATTTCAATAAATCAACCAATAAGAAACCAACATGGataatatatacaatattaTCAGAAACAGAAGGCAACGAAGATTACTTTTCAGTACAAAAgcttagaaaaaaaatgaagaaaaggaaatctAGCACACAAAGAGTTTCATGACTCAAATTGAAACCTAACCTTCAATCACACAAatcaacaaaaaataaatttcagtCAAATAATTTCATCCAATATCATATTCAGCCAaaataaaagttgttttgaaaatttaccAGATAGGCTACATGTAGAGGAACTAAGATACATAGTTCCTGTGCACTTGTATCCTTACCAAGTACCAACCATGAAATGGCTTCTGTCTGAAAagaacatatatacatatatatttgggAGAGGGTAGAGCATTGAATGAAGTAATTGAgatatgaaaatataattaatatgaaggGAACACACTGCCATTGGAAAGAGAAACATGTGTTATTTAGTAAGTGATGCAGCCATCAGACTCCTCAAAGGAGCTTTCCTTTTCTTTACAAACTGCTGGAATTATAATATGGCCCAAATTTCCTgtgcaaaatgaaaatcaacATGACAATGAAAAATGAAAGCAAAGAGAATATTTAAAAGAAGGTGGGAAGGGGAGTT
Proteins encoded in this window:
- the LOC120069875 gene encoding STOREKEEPER protein-like; protein product: MEEEKESKEKMPFRWSSTDECTILENFYEFAGKNGNYSKAFYHFVKGKLSGEVSNSQLSTKVYRLRKRFMKNKRNDNNNNNMREKFPDEKVFELSRNIWGDDQENPKSTIGGGGPSSSSSINIIQWKPEEVERFYEKRFKIFLENMKLDVTSIPTHVLEDVRKEWEDVRRARNDYELKNADLLEEISDIRCTQNVS